The Aquidulcibacter paucihalophilus genomic interval CCCGTGCTGGCGCGCATCCATCCCAATGTCGAACGCGGGGCCATGCTGCTGATCGGCGCGCTGGTGGTGTTCTGGGGGATCACCACGGGGCGGTTCATCCTCGCCGCCTTCCTGGCCATCGCCCTGATCGGCCACCTGCGTCGCGGCGCGTGGCGCCCTGATGGCCGGCCGCTGACCGGCCGCGAGGCCGCGCAGAGCGTCGGCCTGTTCCTTGCCGCCGCGGCGGCCTGCGCGGGCGTGGGCCTGGCCGCGCTGATGCCGCTTGCGGGGGGCTCCCTGCCCGGGGCGCTCGAGATCGCGGGCAGCTATCTGGGGTTCGGCGGTTGAGCCGCACCGTCCATCATGATGGGCCGCTGATCATCGGCGGCGGCTTGGCGGGGCTATCGGCCGCGCTGGAGGCCGCGCCGCGCAAGGTGCTGGTCGTCACGCCCGCGCCCCTGCTCGAGGCCTGTTCCTCGGCCTGGGCCCAGGGCGGGGTGGCGGCGGCCCTGTCGCCGGATGACGCCCCGGCCCTGCATGCGGCCGATACGGCGGCGGCGGGCGCCGGTCTGGTCGAGGCCGGGGCGACCGACACCCTGACCGGAGACGGCCGCGCCACGGTTGAGTGGCTGGCGTCGCTGGGCGCGCCCTTCGATCGTGACGCCGCCGGCGGCTTTGCGGTCAGTCTGGAAGCCGCGCATTCACACGCCCGCGTCGCCCGGGTCGGCGGCGACGGCGCGGGGCGGGCGATCCTGTCGGCCCTGATCGCGGCCGTGCGCGCCGCGCCGCATATCGAGGTCTGGGAAGACGGGCGGCTGCGCGGCCTGGTCCAGGACGCCGGCGGTCGGGTCTGCGGTGCCCTGATCGAGCGTGGGACGCCCGGTTCGGGGCGGATGATCAAGGTGTTGGCCCCCGCCGTCGTGCTGGCCACCGGGGGTGCCGGCGGCCTGTTCGCCCGCACCACCACCCCCGCCGCCCTGCTGGGCGAAGGCATGGCCGCGGCCTATCTCGCGGGCGCGGAAATCCTCGATCCGGAGTTCGTGCAGTTCCATCCGACCGCCATGGATGTCGGCCTCGACCCCATGCCGCTGGCCACCGAGGCCCTCCGGGGCGAGGGCGCGCGGCTGATCGATCGGGACGACCGCTTCCTGCTGGGCGAGGCGGCGGACGCCGACCTGCAGCCGCGCGATGTTGTGGCGCGGGCGGTGCATGCCGCGCGCGCCGCCGGTCGCGGGGCCTTCCTCGACTGCCGCAGCGCCATCGGGGCCAGGCTGGCCGAGGAGTTTCCCACCGTCTTCGCCGCCTGTATGCGGGCCGGGCTGGACCCGCGCGAGACGCCGATCCCGGTCGCCGCGGCGGCTCACTATCACATGGGCGGGATCGCCGCGGGCACCGACGGCCGCACCAGCCTTCCGGGCCTGTTTGCCGTCGGCGAATGTGCCTCGACCGGCGTGCATGGCGCGAACCGCCTGGCCTCCAACTCCCTGCTGGAAGCCGCGGCGTTCGGACGGCGGACGGGACGGGCGGCGGCGCTGGAAGCTCCGGGGGTGGGCGAGACCCTGCCTGTGACGGTGGCTCCGGACCTTTTGCCCGACGCGCTGCAAGCGCTGCGCAATGCGATGAGCGACGGTTCCGGCGTGGTGCGCGACGCGGCCGGTCTCGGCGCCACCCTGGCCGTCATCGCCCGGCTGGAAGCCGCGGCACCGGGCGCCCTGCCGCTGGTCGCCGCGCGGCTGATCGCCGAGGCGGCGCTGGCGCGACGCGAGAGCCGCGGCGGCCACTATCGCTCGGACTATCCCGCGACCGCCGCCGTCGCCGACCATACCCACGTCCACGCCGACCCTGTGCTGGTCGCCGCAGCCTGAACGAGCGACCGATGATCCGATCCCTCCCCGACATCCTGATCGAACCCTTGGTGCGTATGGCGCTGGTCGAGGATCTCGGCCGGGCCGGTGATGTGACGGCGCAGGCCTGCATCCCCGATGGCGCGCGGATGCGGGCCGTGTTCGCGGCGCGCAAGGCGGGCGTTCTTGCGGGAATCGATTGTGTGCGCCTGGCCGTGCTGGCGATGGACCCAGGGGCTTCCATCGCGCTGAAGCTGCGCGACGGCGACGCCTTCGAGGCCGGGGCGGTGCTGGCCGAAGTAGAGGCCGACGCCCGCGCCTTCCTCGCCTCCGAACGGACGGCGCTGAACCTGTTGGGACGTCTGTGCGGCATCGCCACCCTGACCCGGGCCTATGTCGAGGCCGTCGCCGGCACGAAGGCGCGGATCGCCGACACCCGCAAGACCACGCCCGGCCTGCGCGCGCTTGAGAAACACGCGGTGCTGTGCGGCGGCGGGGTCAATCACCGCTTCGGGCTGGATGACGCCATCCTGATCAAGGACAACCATGTCGCCGTCTGCGGCGGGGTGGGCGAGGCCGTGCGTCGGGCGCGCGCCGTGGTCGGACACCTGATGAAGGTCGAGGTCGAGGTCGACGGGCTGGATCAGCTGGACGAGGCGCTGGCGGCCGGGCCGGACGTCATCATGCTCGACAATTTCACCCTGCCGATGCTGCGCGAGGCGGTGGCCCGCACGGCCGGGCGGATCACGCTTGAGGCCTCGGGCGGGGTCAATCTGGAGACCGTGCGCGGTATCGCGGAGACGGGCGTGGACGTGATCTCGGTCGGTGCCCTGACCCACTCCGCGCCGGCGCTGGATGTGGGGCTGGACGTAGCCTGAGCCACATTGACAATAGTTAATGTCCCTCCTGCATCCATGACGCCGCCCCTGATCCTCAAGTCATCGGGAGGACGACTTCCGTCCGGGGAGATGCACCATGATCGATCGCCGCACGATGCTGGCCGCCGCAGGCCTGGTCGGACTGGGGGCCGGACCGGCGCTGGGGCAGACCGCCCCGGCCGCGCCCGCCGCGCCCGCCGCGCCGCAGCCCACTCTGCTGGAACGGTTGGCCACGCGGGCGGGCGAGAACCGCCACAGGCTGGAGTTCGCCGACGGCCGCTTTTCCGGGCCTGGCTGGGACCTGCTGGTCGCCGAGGGACGCAAGGCGCGGTTCTTTCTGCTGGGCGAGGAACACGGGATCGCCGAGAATCCGATGCTGGCGGCGGCCCTGTTCGCGGAACTGGCACCGTCCGGATACGACACGCTCGCCATCGAGACCTCGCCACTCATGGCCGCTGAGCTGGATCGGGCGTCCGCCGGGGGCGTCGACGGGCTGCGACAGCTGTTCGCCGACCCGCGGTCCCAGGCCGCCTTCTTTGGCATGCGCGAAGAGGCCGGGATGCTGGCGGCGATCCGCGCGGCCGTTCCACCCGGGCGGCCGGTCCTGTGGGGGCTGGACTACGACATAGCCGCCGACCGGCTGGCCATTGCGCGGTTGACCGCCCGACCCAAGCCGGCGGCGGCAGCGGCGGCGCTGGCGCGCCTGGAGGCCGCGTCACTGGCGGCCTGGGCGCAATATGAAGCCACCCGCGGGCCGCAGCACATCTTCAACTTCTCGGGCGACCCGTCCCTTGTACGGGCCGTCCGCGAAGCCTGGCCGGACGCCGACCCGGACGCGGCATGGATGCTGACGGTTCTGGAGGAGACCCTGGAGATCAACCGGCTGTTCCTCTCGGGAAGCGGCCTGGCCTCGAACCAGCGTCGGGCGGAACTGAACAAGGCCAATCTGTTCCGGTACTGGCGACAGGCCCGGTCGGAAGGCCGGAGCCCGCGGGCCATGTTCAAATTCGGAGCCAATCACATGGTCCGGGGACTGAACATGACGGAGGCCTTCGACCTGGGCACCACGATTCCCGAGCTGGCGGCGCTTGAGGGCGAGTCGACCTTCAGCCTGATGGTTCTGCCGGGAAGCGGCCGGTCGGTCGCGGTGCTCGATCCGGTCACCTGGACCTACCGCGAGAGCGAGCCTCGGGATGACTACGCCGCGGGCCTCGAGGCGGTGGCCGGCCAGGCGTTCGACGACGTCTTCACGGTCATCGATCTGCGTCCGCTCCGTGCCCTGCTGCCGGGCCTACGCACAGCGGGGGTCAACCGCGAGCTGGTCCGGATGGTTCACGGCTTCGATGGACTTCTGGTGATGAGCGGCTCCGGCCCTTCGCGGAACCTCTGACCGCGGGTCCGGGAACCGGGACCTCGCCCGGTGACGCCCTGGATGGGGTGGCGGGGACCGGAAGGTCAGGCGGTCGGCGCGGCCCGGGCGGCGGTCGCGTCGGTCGCTGCGGGGGCCGGAGCCGGGGCGGGAGCCGGGACCGGCACCATGGCACCGGGCTCCTGGGCGGCGCCGGCGTCCGCGCCACGCTCCTGGGCGACCAGCATATTGTAGGCGACCGCGCCGGCTTCGCGGACCGGGCCCGTGGGGTCCAGGCTGGCCTGGATCAGGCGGGGTGCCTCGGCCTCGCTCGACGGGCGGGCGGCGTAGGAGAAGGCCTCGCGCGAGCCTGAGCGGCCGCCGAAGCGATAGAACAGATGGTCGCCGACCTGACCGACCCGCACCAGCGAGTTGCGCCAGCCCGGCGCGACGCCGGTGGTGTGGAAATGGGTGGCGTTGCCGACGCCGGCGTAGACGGCGCCGGACAGGGCGGCCGAAGCCACTTCACGGGCGCGGTCCCAGGCGGCGCGGTTGACGCGGCCGCGCATCGAGCCGTCGCAGGTGAAGCTGAACTGGCAACCCGTGCGGCGGCCGGCCCCCTGGAAGACGACGCCGCAGACGCTGTTGGGGAAGGCCGCGTGACGAACGCGGTTCAGAACCACCTGGGTGACGGCGCGCATGCCGTCACGGCCCTCGCCGCGGGCTTCGTAATAGGCGGCCTGGGTCAGGCAATCGAGGTCGCGCGAGGCGTCGAGGGTGCTGCCGAGGCGGAAGGGCAGGGCGGCCACCGGCCCGGTCAGATTGACCCGGCGCAGGCCGCCACCGGCAGACTGGTCGCGCAGTTGTTCCAGGCGGGCAGTCAGGAGTTCGGCCTGGCGATCCCGCTGGGCACCGCCGGCGACGGTATAGGGATCGTGCCGTCGGGCGATGGTCAGGGCGCTTTCGTCCAGACCTCCCGCGGCAGCCGCAAGGGCTTCCTCGGTGAACCCCGCTGCGGTGGCTCCGTCGATGCGTTCCGCCTGGGCCCGCACGGTCGTGGCTTTCGCCGCCGTGCCGCCCAGATAGGCGCAGCCGATCGCCAGTCCCACCAATGCGCCGAACGCCGCCGCCGCCGATCCGGGCCGAATCCGGGCCGCACGATCAACAGGGGG includes:
- the nadC gene encoding carboxylating nicotinate-nucleotide diphosphorylase; its protein translation is MIRSLPDILIEPLVRMALVEDLGRAGDVTAQACIPDGARMRAVFAARKAGVLAGIDCVRLAVLAMDPGASIALKLRDGDAFEAGAVLAEVEADARAFLASERTALNLLGRLCGIATLTRAYVEAVAGTKARIADTRKTTPGLRALEKHAVLCGGGVNHRFGLDDAILIKDNHVAVCGGVGEAVRRARAVVGHLMKVEVEVDGLDQLDEALAAGPDVIMLDNFTLPMLREAVARTAGRITLEASGGVNLETVRGIAETGVDVISVGALTHSAPALDVGLDVA
- a CDS encoding L-aspartate oxidase; the encoded protein is MSRTVHHDGPLIIGGGLAGLSAALEAAPRKVLVVTPAPLLEACSSAWAQGGVAAALSPDDAPALHAADTAAAGAGLVEAGATDTLTGDGRATVEWLASLGAPFDRDAAGGFAVSLEAAHSHARVARVGGDGAGRAILSALIAAVRAAPHIEVWEDGRLRGLVQDAGGRVCGALIERGTPGSGRMIKVLAPAVVLATGGAGGLFARTTTPAALLGEGMAAAYLAGAEILDPEFVQFHPTAMDVGLDPMPLATEALRGEGARLIDRDDRFLLGEAADADLQPRDVVARAVHAARAAGRGAFLDCRSAIGARLAEEFPTVFAACMRAGLDPRETPIPVAAAAHYHMGGIAAGTDGRTSLPGLFAVGECASTGVHGANRLASNSLLEAAAFGRRTGRAAALEAPGVGETLPVTVAPDLLPDALQALRNAMSDGSGVVRDAAGLGATLAVIARLEAAAPGALPLVAARLIAEAALARRESRGGHYRSDYPATAAVADHTHVHADPVLVAAA
- a CDS encoding cell wall hydrolase produces the protein MGLAIGCAYLGGTAAKATTVRAQAERIDGATAAGFTEEALAAAAGGLDESALTIARRHDPYTVAGGAQRDRQAELLTARLEQLRDQSAGGGLRRVNLTGPVAALPFRLGSTLDASRDLDCLTQAAYYEARGEGRDGMRAVTQVVLNRVRHAAFPNSVCGVVFQGAGRRTGCQFSFTCDGSMRGRVNRAAWDRAREVASAALSGAVYAGVGNATHFHTTGVAPGWRNSLVRVGQVGDHLFYRFGGRSGSREAFSYAARPSSEAEAPRLIQASLDPTGPVREAGAVAYNMLVAQERGADAGAAQEPGAMVPVPAPAPAPAPAATDATAARAAPTA